Within Anolis sagrei isolate rAnoSag1 chromosome 3, rAnoSag1.mat, whole genome shotgun sequence, the genomic segment gtgaacgtagaacTGAACTCCGagcaaaactctttccacactccaggcatttatagggtttctccccagtgtgagtcctttcatgtctaCGTAGGCCTCCATTGTCAGTTAACCTCTGTCCACATTGTAGGCATTTATAgcatttctccccagtgtgagttctttgatgtctacgtagatgtGAACTCGAagcgaaactctttccacactccaggcatttaaagggtttctccccagtgtaagtcctttgatgtgaacgtagatgtgaattctgagtgaagctctgtccacaccccaggcatttaaagggtttctccccagtgtgagtcctttgatgtgaacgtagatgtgaattctgagtgaagctctgtccacaccccaggcatttaaatggtttctccccagtgtgagtcctttgatgtgaacgtagatgtccACTGCTACTGAAGGACTGTCtacactctaggcatttataaggtttctccccagtgtgagtcctttgatgtatacatagacttccattctcagtgaagctctttccacactccaggcacttaaagggtttttccccagtgtgagtcctttgatgtctacgtagaattccactctgagtgaagttctttccacactccaggcacttaaagggtttctccccagtgtgcatcctttgatgtctatgtagaattccactctgagtgaagttctttccacactccaggcacttaaagggtttccccagtgtgagtcttttgatgtgaatgtagattttCACTCCAAGCGAAACTCATTTCACACTCCAGGcacttaaagggtttctccctAGTGTGAGTcatttgatgtctacgtagatttccactcttagagaaactctttccacactccaggcatttatagggttcctccccagtgtgagtcctgtgatgtgtacgtagacttccactatgagtgaagctctgtccacactccaggcatttaaagggtttctccccagtgtgagtcctttgatgtgtacgtagacttGAActttcagtgaagctctgtccacactccaagcatttatagggtttctccccagtgtgagtcctttgatgtgaacgtagaacTGAACTCCGagcaaaactctttccacactccaggcatttatagggtttctccccagtgtgagtcctttcatgtctaCGTAGGCCTCCATTGTCAGTGAACCTCTGTCCACATTGTAGGCATTTATAgcgtttctccccagtgtgagttctttgatgtctatgtagatgtgAACTCGAagcgaaactctttccacactccaggcatttaaagggtttctccccagtgtgagtcctttgatgtaaacgtagatgtgaattctgagtgaagctctgtccacactccaggcatttaaagggtttctccccagtcctttgatgtaaacgtagatgtgaattctgagtgaagctctgtccacaccccaggcatttaaagggtttctccccagtgtgagtcctttgatgtgaacgtagatgtgaattctgagtgaagctctgtccacacaccaggcatttaaagggtttctccccagtgtgagtcctttgatgtgaacgtagatgtccACTGCTACTGAAGGACTGTCtacactctaggcatttataaggtttctccccagtgtgagtcctttgatgtatacgtagacttccattctcagtgaagctctttccacattccaagcacttaaagggtttctccccagtgtgcgtcctttgatgtctacgtagaattccactctgagtgaagctctttccacactccaggcacttaaagggtttctccccaatgtgagtcttttgatgtgaatgtagattttCACTCCAAGCAAAACTCATTTCACACTCCAGGCACTTAAAGGGTTTCGCCCTAGTGTGAGTcatttgatgtctacgtagatttTCACTCTTagagaaactctttccacactccaggcatttatagggtttctccccagtgtgagtcctttgatgtgtacgtagacttccactctgagtgaagctctgtccacactgtaggcatttatagggtttctctccagtgtgagtcctttgatgcgtaCGTAGATTgtcactctgagtgaagctctgtccacactgtaggcatttatagggtttctctccagtgtgagtcctttgatgtgtacgtagatttccattctgagtgaagcattgcccacactccaggcatttatagggtttctccccagtgtgaatcctctgATGTGAACATAGAAGTCCATTCTCAGTGAAGCtcattccacactccaagcatttatagggtttctcctcagtgtgagtCCCTTGATGCAATCGTAGACTTGAactgtgagtgaagctcttcCCAAGCTCCAAGAATGTGTATGGTTCCTTCCCAGTGTGAGTTTTTTGATTCAAATGTAGACCTGAACTTAGagggaagctctttccacattccaggcatttgtaGGGATTCTCTCCAGTAGAAGTTCTTTCATGCTGCTGCAGATCATCCCTCCAAGTGAAACTCGTTCCACACTCCAGACACTCAAATGCTCTCTCCTCCATGTCAAGAGTGATATGGCTGTGTAATTGTTATCTGGATACTTGACTCTTCATATTTTCCTTTCTTATCTGTGAGGTCAAGAATTCTGCAAGATCATCATCTTGAGAGGATTTCTTCTTATATGTCTTCTTATATTATTGGTTCTTTAGTGCATCTAAGAGGTAGCTGCATGGAATCCTCATTTACCTGGTTAAGAAAGAAGTGaaaggttgttattattattatattgattgtgaaagccatccactacatggctgcCAGCCTCCTCCcggtagactcaaatcaaggaaaagctttatgagaactgccactcctcttggcgtccccccagcaacagcaagagcttccctctgggcagctagaccaggaaaccccaactggatggccccccacgtgGGAGGGTCTTTCtcgaggggcaaaccaagaacaggcaaattggaagtccctgaacagactcagaagtggagtgggcagatcaaagacatcctggcaaaatggcacaacctaaaagaatcccacactttatgtgactgtggagcagaacagacaactccgcatctgtatccactgtgaattgttggaggctacagacaatgctgttgcccgtttttggtcaaaagatatttagccacctgcgctcctctatttttatcggttttatactaatttatgcaatgctttttatacgaaataaataaaattatattgacTTAtagcctgctttatctcccctcaTGGATACTGAAAGCAGCTGAACATaaaacatcagcatacaatttaaacataaaaatatgcagacattaaaacagaattaaatataaacggtATTTAAACATTCCCAGatcaaaaccattaaaacatacccaaggttaaaaaccacaacaccccCTGAACTGATCGTTAaaatcttcttctttaaaagcctgtctgaataaaaaggttttagcctcaTGCAGTAAGGAcaacagcaaggagggggccattttggcttccttgaggagggagttccagagtcaaggggcagacactgagaaggccctctctctcattcccagcaaccaagcttgagatggaggtgggaccaagtgaagggcctctcctgaagatctcagtgcCCAAGCAGGTCCGTATAAGGCAGCGTTTCCCAACCTAGGGggcgggacccttggggggggggcagcaaggggactttcagaggggtcaccaaagaccattgtaaaacacatatttctgatggtcttaagaagcCTTTTGAAGATCTTTCtgactgtccttctcttcctttttggtgtttgtgaactacaacttccagaattccaaaacagacccccaaccccaccggtattcaaatttgggcagtgAAGTTCAttgccacctggaaaccgatgtcctcaatgcgggagaacatgtgggtcaagactagggctccacagccatctgcagacccacctccaagacaccacatctggaagaccctcatccttgagctacaaggcattgcctaataaataaataaaaaatgggcgtatcgagtatttggtccaaatttggtccagtgaatgaaaacacgtcttgcatatcagatatttacactacgattcataacagtagcggaATTAAAGTTGTGAAGTAGCCGTGAAGGAGCAGCGTAAATCATTGTATGGTTTGGTGTcagcacaacacgaggaactgtatgaaggggtcgcggcattaggaaggttgagaaacagtgtgcTCAATGCTGAGGGACACAAAGAGTGCTGGGCTGCTTACCATCCCACGATGGCTTCCAGATCTCCTTCCTGAGCATCCCAAATCAGAGGCCGACTGCCCCCAAATTCCCCGTCTGTTCCCAAAGGAATCCTGCAGCCAACCAAGACCCGGCCTCCCCACCTGTCCAATTCAAACTCACATTGAGGCTTGTTGGAAGGGTCACAAAATGAGCTTCTGCTTTATAAAAATTCTAGTGTATTAGTTAAATAATGAAAAACCCAGAGATATACGTTTACAAACAGAGCACACAACATACAGAGACAGAAACCAACACAGGAGCCAATGCCGCCCCTCCATCCCTGCACCCGCGAACCCACCACCTTGGACGTACTACCTTCCCATACAAGTTCCTCACATAGTTCCTCTTGCAGCATCCTTAAGGCCAACTTCTGCCTTCTTTCCAAGATAGGCAAAGACCAGCCGCCATTTGTTTAcaaaatcatcatcatttttaccTCAAAGTCTCTTAGACAGTTTGGCCATTTGTATATCATCTATtaattaatggtgtaacattagaagatGTGGACCATTCCCGCTCcctcggcagccacctctccacaaaagtcaacactgagactactgaaatacaacacctcctgagctccgcgagtgcagcatttttcccattaaagcagagagtgtttgaggactgggacatccatatggagaccaaggtgcttgtctataaagccattacCCTCCTCTGCCAACACCTCCGCTGGACTGAAAGAAGCAGAGATGCCCGcgcaccgtctcccaaagcagttgctctactctgaactcaagaacggaaaatgtaatgttggaggacaggaaaagagatttaaagatgggctcaaagccagccttaaaaactgtggcacagacaccgagaattgggaagccctggcccttgagcactccagctggaggtcggctgtgaccacgagtactgtagaatttgaagaggcacaaacaaataagagggcaaaagagagaaacgtgccaagaggaagacacgtcaagccaaccctggccggGAACGCCTTCgctctggaaaccaatgctctcactgcgggagaagatgcgggtcaagaatagggctcatgtcacctacggacccaccgctaggacaccaaatttggaggacaatcttactcagacaacaagggatcgcctacgTAAGTAAGTAATTTTCTTTCCAATTTCCTCTTAAAtagttctctttctccctcccgaTTTAGCTATAATAATTTTTGCTGTGACAAAGCTGTATTGGCCACATTCTTTATCTTTCCGATTTCTCTTCTAACAGATATTAATCATGACTTGTTTTCTTATAATTGCGTGCCGGGAGAGATCTGAGCAGAGAGGTATAAAAGTGAAAGTAGCTATTATTAGCTTTTAACTCTCACTTTTTATCAGTTCATTAATGCTCCCTTGTTCTGCTTTTCTCAGTTCATCTGAAGACGTTGATTACTCACTGTGATCCTGTCGTATTTTGGAGTTTTAGCTCATTATATTTTCCTCCTTCAGGAGCTCGCGAATTTAGCTGCCGTTCATCAAGACGTGGGTTTAGGGAGGGAGGTGTCTTTGGAGCCCCACTCCCTCactcacaacaacaaacaacaacaacaataatagggagCAGGGGGCATTGAGGTCACTCCCTTAAGGAAAATAATATGGGTGTGGCCTACCAGGAAGCCACACCTCCTgtcaatctccccaaagggagggcagagagagaaaaggatcCATATCCATCCATCGATCTATCTATATTCATGCTGACGGGCAATCTTTAGAATTCTGAGGTTTACATCTTGACATGGGATTGCTTCTCatatggacaattatatgttgcgtgTTCTAGAGACAACAAACCAGACCATCTCTAAATCTGCTGCATCATtatggggtgcctgcgccctacaccctacactggagaaattacactgtttagccggtgtaGCAGCtgacagtgaaaggaccaaggcggtgacatctccggcccaccccatgtttgggtatcagccagcacgtcaacaacttaaatcaagaaatagttttctaagatctacagagacacttactggaacacctcagcaagtgagagtccaaaagtggcaggctcaaacccagaacctcaaccaatggctgataccaaatgagagactcccccctgggcacacagaggactgggtgacttggaaggcactgaacagactgcgctctggcaccatgagatgcagagccaatcttaagaaatgggactacaaagtggaatccacgacatgcgagtgtggagaagagcaaaccactgaccacctactgcaatgcaacctgagccctgccacatgcacgatggaggaccttcttgcagcaacaccagaggcactccaagtggccagagactggtcaaagcacatttaatcaactaccaagcttgcaaactttgtgttttgtttgtttttaatgcaatacaactgtttggttcgcacCTGACACAATAAGTAAACATCTCTAAATCTGCACAGACAAAGGAATAACAGTACATATTGTATACCCACAAGTACtgtgaaatcacatatattagaagcctgccctttctcctccctttccctcccattgAACCAGACTAGGACACAGGACCTTCCTAAGGTGAAGTTGTCCTCATTCCTCGCATTCCCAGGATTCCGAGGGATATGCCTTTCCGTTACGTGAggacgccctgagtcccctttgtggggagaagggccgGGTAGaaatgacatgaaataaataaaaatcaataaatgcCATTTCAATTTAGGAGTCTAAATGTGGAAGGGATTTTGGAGTCTTCGTGGCCAACAGGGTGAACGTGAGCCAACAGTGGGATGCAGCAGCCAAAAGAGCCAGTGGGGTTTGGGCTGCATCACAAGGAGTGTCCGGATGGAGGGAAGTCCGGGCGCCTCTCTCTTCTGCTTCGGTCAGACCTcgtcacctggaatcacactgggtccagttctgggccccacagttcaaaagagagattgactctaagctggtaggtgaacagaggaagagggagactcaaagcatcaaagctctggagaccatgaaccatccctatgaggagcatctaaAGAGCTGTTTAACctcatatcatcatcatcgtcatcatcatctttaattacttattaatcgccctccatccaagatgctccaggcaatttacactgcagaaattacacaggataaaacacatacatacaaatattaaaattaacatgagtcaaatgctccagtaaaaagccaggtcttaagcgcCAGGACAAAACACCCCAAGTCGCGCATGGTTCTCAAAtggggaggcaaggaattccacaaggcaggggcagaaacagagaagGCCCATCTGcgcctggtgctttccaagtgcacttccctaggacttGGTATATAGAGCAGATTgcattgggatggtcgtggcaacctccgatgatggtagaaggagagacggtctctaagatacaatgtcaggaccagcatcttatacaaaccacgatactcaattgggagccagtgtagatgccgcagcactggtgttatatggcatttcatgggcgtttttgtgagtaacctggctgcagcattcaggacaatacggagctttcgggtcgtagaaataggaaggccaacatacaaggcattacaatagtccagcctagatgtgactgtggcatggatgactgttgccagagcctcatccgacaggtaaggtgccagttgcctcgcttgtcgtagatggaaaaaggcctgtttgctggcagcagcgcctgagcctccatcgtcagctgcaaatccaaaacgacacccaagctcttaacggtaggcgatggagatagagcagcgccatcaaaggCAGGTAACGGATGGGTTGGACCTA encodes:
- the LOC137096687 gene encoding oocyte zinc finger protein XlCOF6-like, with the protein product MHTGEKPFKCLECGKNFTQSGILRRHQRTHTGEKPFKCLECGKSFTENGSLCIHQRTHTGEKPYKCLECRQSFSSSGHLRSHQRTHTGEKPFKCLGCGQSFTQNSHLRSHQRTHTGEKPFKCLGCGQSFTQNSHLRSHQRTYTGEKPFKCLECGKSFASSSHLRRHQRTHTGEKCYKCLQCGQRLTDNGGLRRHERTHTGEKPYKCLECGKSFARSSVLRSHQRTHTGEKPYKCLECGQSFTESSSVRRHQRTHIGGK
- the LOC132772363 gene encoding zinc finger protein 160-like; its protein translation is MEERAFECLECGTSFTWRDDLQQHERTSTGENPYKCLECGKSFPLSSGLHLNQKTHTGKEPYTFLELGKSFTHSSSLRLHQGTHTEEKPYKCLECGMSFTENGLLCSHQRIHTGEKPYKCLECGQCFTQNGNLRTHQRTHTGEKPYKCLQCGQSFTQSDNLRTHQRTHTGEKPYKCLQCGQSFTQSGSLRTHQRTHTGEKPYKCLECGKSFSKSENLRRHQMTHTRAKPFKCLECEMSFAWSENLHSHQKTHIGEKPFKCLECGKSFTQSGILRRHQRTHTGEKPFKCLECGKSFTENGSLRIHQRTHTGEKPYKCLECRQSFSSSGHLRSHQRTHTGEKPFKCLVCGQSFTQNSHLRSHQRTHTGEKPFKCLGCGQSFTQNSHLRLHQRTGEKPFKCLECGQSFTQNSHLRLHQRTHTGEKPFKCLECGKSFASSSHLHRHQRTHTGEKRYKCLQCGQRFTDNGGLRRHERTHTGEKPYKCLECGKSFARSSVLRSHQRTHTGEKPYKCLECGQSFTESSSLRTHQRTHTGEKPFKCLECGQSFTHSGSLRTHHRTHTGEEPYKCLECGKSFSKSGNLRRHQMTHTREKPFKCLECEMSFAWSENLHSHQKTHTGETL